Proteins found in one Canis lupus baileyi chromosome 26, mCanLup2.hap1, whole genome shotgun sequence genomic segment:
- the TTI1 gene encoding TELO2-interacting protein 1 homolog isoform X1: MAVFDTPEEAFGALRPVCVQLTKTQTVENVEHLQAQLQAVSDSALQELQQYILFPLRFTLKTPGPKRERLIQSVVECLTFVLSSTCVKEQVLLQELFSEISACLYSPKSQKPAAVSEELKLAVIQGLSTLMHSAYGDILLAFYEPSILPRLGFAVSLLLDLAEQEKSKQIKIAALKCLQVLLFQCDCQDHPRSLDELEQKQLGDLFASFLPGISMALARVITGDFKQGHGIIVSSLKTFYKTVSFIMADEQLERISKVQPKPAVEHRVAELMVHREAKWVKNTSDKLTILIKKIIECVSGHPHWKVRLALIELVEALLLKCSQSLVGSAGPLLKALVGLVNDESPEVQAQCSKVLRHFADQKVVVGNRAFADILSENLHSLATSLPRLMSSQDDQGKFSTLSLLLGYLKLLGPRVNFVLNSVTHLQRLSKALIQVLELDVTDIKVVEERCWNSGPLGASETAATQPRSPMQRRYFRFFTDERLFLLLQQVCQLLGFYGDVYLLIDHFMELYRESVVYRKQAAMILNELVAGAAGLEVENLHENHIKTSTEELREIVTSILEEYTSQENWYLTTCIESEEVGEELTMKQSGLQAITSGAHTCQVTSFPAFSKPSPTICSMNSNIWQICIQLEGIGRFAYALGKDFRLLLMTALYPVLEKAGDQTLLISQAATSAMMDICHTCGYYSLQHLINQNSDYLVNGISLNLRHLSLHPHTPKVLEVMLWNSDASLLPLVADVVQDVLATLDQFYDKRAASFVGVLHALLAALAQWFPDTDDLRQLQGESAGEAGSHLSQRPAASEKGLENTTTAEDMELFLLNYLKEKDVADGNVSDFDNEEEEQSDPPKVDESDTGPDVEPPLPVQIQIATDVMERCIHMLSDKNLKIRLKVLDVLNLCVVVLQSHKNQLLPLAHRAWPPLVHRLTNDDPLVVLRAFKVLRTLGGKCGDFLRSRFCKDILPKLAGSLVTQAPVSARAGPVYSHTLAFKLQLAVLQGLGPLCERLDLGDSDLNKVADACLIYLSAKQPMKLQEAARRVFLHLMKVDPDSTWFLLNELYCPEQLTPPHPSLHPVQLRGTMGQGNPYAANVLCLLQELQ; encoded by the exons ATGGCAGTTTTTGATACTCCTGAGGAGGCCTTTGGTGCCTTGCGCCCAGTGTGTGTTCAGCTCACAAAGACCCAGACGGTGGAGAACGTGGAGCATCTGCAGGCACAATTACAAGCCGTGAGTGACTCCGCCCTTCAGGAGCTGCAGCAGTACATCCTCTTCCCTTTGCGATTTACGCTGAAGACACCGGGTCCCAAAAGAGAGCGCTTGATTCAGAGCGTGGTGGAATGCCTCACATTTGTCCTCTCTTCAACATGTGTGAAGGAACAAGTACTTCTCCAGGAGCTCTTTTCGGAAATCTCTGCTTGTCTGTATTCACCCAAGTCCCAAAAGCCCGCAGCTGTGTCCGAGGAGTTGAAATTGGCTGTGATCCAGGGCCTCAGCACATTAATGCACTCGGCTTACGGGGACATTCTTCTGGCTTTTTATGAGCCCTCCATCCTGCCTCGTTTAGGATTTGCTGTGTCTTTACTCTTGGACCTAGCAGAACAGGAGAAatcaaagcaaattaaaatcGCTGCCTTAAAATGTTTACAGGTTCTACTCTTTCAATGTGATTGTCAAGACCATCCGAGGTCCTTGGATGAGCTTGAGCAAAAGCAGCTGGGagatttgtttgcttcttttttaccTGGAATTTCAATGGCACTGGCCAGGGTTATTACAGGGGACTTTAAACAAGGGCATGGCATCATTGTGTCTTCCCTAAAGACCTTCTACAAGACAGTGAGTTTCATTATGGCTGATGAACAGCTTGAAAGGATATCAAAAGTCCAACCAAAGCCTGCAGTGGAGCACAGAGTAGCAGAGCTGATGGTTCACAGGGAAGCCAAGTGGGTAAAAAACACCAGCGACAAATTAACTAtccttattaaaaagataattgagTGTGTTTCAGGCCACCCACACTGGAAGGTGAGGCTGGCCCTGATAGAACTGGTCGAGGCCCTTCTCCTGAAGTGCAGCCAATCGCTGGTTGGATCAGCTGGACCCCTTCTGAAGGCTCTGGTGGGTCTAGTAAATGATGAGAGTCCTGAAGTCCAAGCCCAGTGCAGTAAAGTTCTGAGACATTTTGCAGATCAGAAAGTAGTGGTCGGGAATAGAGCCTTTGCTGACATCTTGTCAGAAAACCTGCACTCCCTTGCCACGTCTCTTCCCCGCCTCATGAGCTCCCAGGACGATCAGGGCAAATTCTCTACTCTCTCCTTGTTACTCGGTTATCTGAAACTCTTGGGCCCCAGAGTGAACTTTGTCCTCAACTCTGTGACCCATCTTCAGCGCCTTTCCAAAGCGCTTATCCAAGTTCTAGAATTAGATGTGACTGACATCAAGGTTGTTGAGGAGCGGTGCTGGAATTCTGGGCCTCTGGGTGCTTCAGAGACTGCGGCTACGCAGccacggagcccaatgcagaggaGATACTTCCGCTTCTTCACTGATGAGAGGCTTTTCCTGCTCTTGCAGCAGGTGTGTCAGCTTCTCGGTTTTTACGGGGATGTCTATTTGCTCATAGATCACTTTATGGAGCTGTACCGCGAGTCTGTGGTTTACCGGAAGCAAGCCGCCATGATCCTGAATGAACTGGTTGCAGGGGCTGCTGGCCTGGAAGTGGAGAATCTTCACGAAAACCATATTAAAACAAGCACAGAGGAGCTAAGAGAGATTGTGACATCTATACTTGAAGAATACACAAGCCAAGAAAATTGGTATTTGACCACTTGTATCGAATCTGAAGAAGTGGGAGAGGAGCTAACAATGAAGCAGTCGGGCCTCCAGGCCATCACATCTGGTGCACACACCTGCCAAGTTACATCTTTTCCAGCCTTCTCAAAGCCGAGTCCCACTATTTGCTCCATGAACAGCAACATCTGGCAAATATGCATCCAGTTGGAAGGGATTGGCCGCTTTGCTTATGCACTAGGAAAAGACTTTCGTTTGCTCTTGATGACAGCCCTCTATCCAGTACTGGAGAAGGCTGGGGACCAAACCCTGCTCATCAGTCAAGCAGCTACCAGTGCCATGATGGACATTTGCCACACTTGTGGCTACTACTCTCTGCAGCACCTGATCAATCAAAATTCGGACTATTTGGTGAATGGGATCTCTTTAAATCTGCGTCATCTGTCTCTGCACCCCCATACCCCAAAAGTCTTGGAAGTCATGTTGTGGAACTCAGATGCTAGCCTGCTTCCTTTGGTGGCAGATGTGGTTCAGGATGTCTTGGCCACCCTGGACCAATTTTATGATAAGAGAGCTGCTTCCTTTGTCGGTGTTCTGCATGCCCTGCTGGCAGCATTAG CCCAGTGGTTCCCAGACACAGATGATCTCAGGCAACTCCAAGGGGAAAGTGCAGGGGAGGCGGGAAGTCATTTGAGCCAAAGACCAGCAGCTTCTGAGAAGGGACTTGAGAACACCACCACAGCAGAAGACATGGAGCTGTTTTTGCTGAACTACCTCAAAGAAAAGGATGTGGCAGATGGAAATGTCTCAGATTTTGATAATGAAGAAG aagagcaGTCAGACCCTCCAAAAGTAGACGAGAGTGACACTGGTCCTGATGTGGAGCCACCGTTGCCAGTGCAGATCCAAATAGCCACAGATGTGATGGAGCGCTGCATCCACATGTTGTcagataaaaatctgaaaatccgCTTGAAG GTGTTGGATGTGCTGAATTTGTGTGTGGTTGTTCTGCAGTCCCACAAGAACCAGCTCCTTCCCTTGGCTCATCGGGCCTGGCCCCCACTTGTGCACCGACTCACCAATGATGACCCCCTGGTGGTGCTCAGAGCCTTCAAG GTCTTACGTACCCTCGGAGGCAAGTGTGGCGACTTTCTGAGAAGCCGGTTCTGCAAAGACATCCTGCCAAAGCTGGCTGGCTCCTTAGTCACCCAAGCTCCTGTCAGTGCCCGGGCTGGCCCGGTATACTCCCACACGCTGGCTTTCAAGCTGCAGCTGGCTGTTCTGCAGGGCCTGGGCCCCCTCTGCGAGAGACTGGACCTAG
- the TTI1 gene encoding TELO2-interacting protein 1 homolog isoform X2 — translation MAVFDTPEEAFGALRPVCVQLTKTQTVENVEHLQAQLQAVSDSALQELQQYILFPLRFTLKTPGPKRERLIQSVVECLTFVLSSTCVKEQVLLQELFSEISACLYSPKSQKPAAVSEELKLAVIQGLSTLMHSAYGDILLAFYEPSILPRLGFAVSLLLDLAEQEKSKQIKIAALKCLQVLLFQCDCQDHPRSLDELEQKQLGDLFASFLPGISMALARVITGDFKQGHGIIVSSLKTFYKTVSFIMADEQLERISKVQPKPAVEHRVAELMVHREAKWVKNTSDKLTILIKKIIECVSGHPHWKVRLALIELVEALLLKCSQSLVGSAGPLLKALVGLVNDESPEVQAQCSKVLRHFADQKVVVGNRAFADILSENLHSLATSLPRLMSSQDDQGKFSTLSLLLGYLKLLGPRVNFVLNSVTHLQRLSKALIQVLELDVTDIKVVEERCWNSGPLGASETAATQPRSPMQRRYFRFFTDERLFLLLQQVCQLLGFYGDVYLLIDHFMELYRESVVYRKQAAMILNELVAGAAGLEVENLHENHIKTSTEELREIVTSILEEYTSQENWYLTTCIESEEVGEELTMKQSGLQAITSGAHTCQVTSFPAFSKPSPTICSMNSNIWQICIQLEGIGRFAYALGKDFRLLLMTALYPVLEKAGDQTLLISQAATSAMMDICHTCGYYSLQHLINQNSDYLVNGISLNLRHLSLHPHTPKVLEVMLWNSDASLLPLVADVVQDVLATLDQFYDKRAASFVGVLHALLAALAQWFPDTDDLRQLQGESAGEAGSHLSQRPAASEKGLENTTTAEDMELFLLNYLKEKDVADGNVSDFDNEEEEQSDPPKVDESDTGPDVEPPLPVQIQIATDVMERCIHMLSDKNLKIRLKVLDVLNLCVVVLQSHKNQLLPLAHRAWPPLVHRLTNDDPLVVLRAFKVLRTLGGKCGDFLRSRFCKDILPKLAGSLVTQAPVSARAGPVYSHTLAFKLQLAVLQGLGPLCERLDLGDSDLNKVADACLIYLSAKQPMKLQEAARRVSEKFPWCGGAAKGFPPLDESGPGLHLVSPE, via the exons ATGGCAGTTTTTGATACTCCTGAGGAGGCCTTTGGTGCCTTGCGCCCAGTGTGTGTTCAGCTCACAAAGACCCAGACGGTGGAGAACGTGGAGCATCTGCAGGCACAATTACAAGCCGTGAGTGACTCCGCCCTTCAGGAGCTGCAGCAGTACATCCTCTTCCCTTTGCGATTTACGCTGAAGACACCGGGTCCCAAAAGAGAGCGCTTGATTCAGAGCGTGGTGGAATGCCTCACATTTGTCCTCTCTTCAACATGTGTGAAGGAACAAGTACTTCTCCAGGAGCTCTTTTCGGAAATCTCTGCTTGTCTGTATTCACCCAAGTCCCAAAAGCCCGCAGCTGTGTCCGAGGAGTTGAAATTGGCTGTGATCCAGGGCCTCAGCACATTAATGCACTCGGCTTACGGGGACATTCTTCTGGCTTTTTATGAGCCCTCCATCCTGCCTCGTTTAGGATTTGCTGTGTCTTTACTCTTGGACCTAGCAGAACAGGAGAAatcaaagcaaattaaaatcGCTGCCTTAAAATGTTTACAGGTTCTACTCTTTCAATGTGATTGTCAAGACCATCCGAGGTCCTTGGATGAGCTTGAGCAAAAGCAGCTGGGagatttgtttgcttcttttttaccTGGAATTTCAATGGCACTGGCCAGGGTTATTACAGGGGACTTTAAACAAGGGCATGGCATCATTGTGTCTTCCCTAAAGACCTTCTACAAGACAGTGAGTTTCATTATGGCTGATGAACAGCTTGAAAGGATATCAAAAGTCCAACCAAAGCCTGCAGTGGAGCACAGAGTAGCAGAGCTGATGGTTCACAGGGAAGCCAAGTGGGTAAAAAACACCAGCGACAAATTAACTAtccttattaaaaagataattgagTGTGTTTCAGGCCACCCACACTGGAAGGTGAGGCTGGCCCTGATAGAACTGGTCGAGGCCCTTCTCCTGAAGTGCAGCCAATCGCTGGTTGGATCAGCTGGACCCCTTCTGAAGGCTCTGGTGGGTCTAGTAAATGATGAGAGTCCTGAAGTCCAAGCCCAGTGCAGTAAAGTTCTGAGACATTTTGCAGATCAGAAAGTAGTGGTCGGGAATAGAGCCTTTGCTGACATCTTGTCAGAAAACCTGCACTCCCTTGCCACGTCTCTTCCCCGCCTCATGAGCTCCCAGGACGATCAGGGCAAATTCTCTACTCTCTCCTTGTTACTCGGTTATCTGAAACTCTTGGGCCCCAGAGTGAACTTTGTCCTCAACTCTGTGACCCATCTTCAGCGCCTTTCCAAAGCGCTTATCCAAGTTCTAGAATTAGATGTGACTGACATCAAGGTTGTTGAGGAGCGGTGCTGGAATTCTGGGCCTCTGGGTGCTTCAGAGACTGCGGCTACGCAGccacggagcccaatgcagaggaGATACTTCCGCTTCTTCACTGATGAGAGGCTTTTCCTGCTCTTGCAGCAGGTGTGTCAGCTTCTCGGTTTTTACGGGGATGTCTATTTGCTCATAGATCACTTTATGGAGCTGTACCGCGAGTCTGTGGTTTACCGGAAGCAAGCCGCCATGATCCTGAATGAACTGGTTGCAGGGGCTGCTGGCCTGGAAGTGGAGAATCTTCACGAAAACCATATTAAAACAAGCACAGAGGAGCTAAGAGAGATTGTGACATCTATACTTGAAGAATACACAAGCCAAGAAAATTGGTATTTGACCACTTGTATCGAATCTGAAGAAGTGGGAGAGGAGCTAACAATGAAGCAGTCGGGCCTCCAGGCCATCACATCTGGTGCACACACCTGCCAAGTTACATCTTTTCCAGCCTTCTCAAAGCCGAGTCCCACTATTTGCTCCATGAACAGCAACATCTGGCAAATATGCATCCAGTTGGAAGGGATTGGCCGCTTTGCTTATGCACTAGGAAAAGACTTTCGTTTGCTCTTGATGACAGCCCTCTATCCAGTACTGGAGAAGGCTGGGGACCAAACCCTGCTCATCAGTCAAGCAGCTACCAGTGCCATGATGGACATTTGCCACACTTGTGGCTACTACTCTCTGCAGCACCTGATCAATCAAAATTCGGACTATTTGGTGAATGGGATCTCTTTAAATCTGCGTCATCTGTCTCTGCACCCCCATACCCCAAAAGTCTTGGAAGTCATGTTGTGGAACTCAGATGCTAGCCTGCTTCCTTTGGTGGCAGATGTGGTTCAGGATGTCTTGGCCACCCTGGACCAATTTTATGATAAGAGAGCTGCTTCCTTTGTCGGTGTTCTGCATGCCCTGCTGGCAGCATTAG CCCAGTGGTTCCCAGACACAGATGATCTCAGGCAACTCCAAGGGGAAAGTGCAGGGGAGGCGGGAAGTCATTTGAGCCAAAGACCAGCAGCTTCTGAGAAGGGACTTGAGAACACCACCACAGCAGAAGACATGGAGCTGTTTTTGCTGAACTACCTCAAAGAAAAGGATGTGGCAGATGGAAATGTCTCAGATTTTGATAATGAAGAAG aagagcaGTCAGACCCTCCAAAAGTAGACGAGAGTGACACTGGTCCTGATGTGGAGCCACCGTTGCCAGTGCAGATCCAAATAGCCACAGATGTGATGGAGCGCTGCATCCACATGTTGTcagataaaaatctgaaaatccgCTTGAAG GTGTTGGATGTGCTGAATTTGTGTGTGGTTGTTCTGCAGTCCCACAAGAACCAGCTCCTTCCCTTGGCTCATCGGGCCTGGCCCCCACTTGTGCACCGACTCACCAATGATGACCCCCTGGTGGTGCTCAGAGCCTTCAAG GTCTTACGTACCCTCGGAGGCAAGTGTGGCGACTTTCTGAGAAGCCGGTTCTGCAAAGACATCCTGCCAAAGCTGGCTGGCTCCTTAGTCACCCAAGCTCCTGTCAGTGCCCGGGCTGGCCCGGTATACTCCCACACGCTGGCTTTCAAGCTGCAGCTGGCTGTTCTGCAGGGCCTGGGCCCCCTCTGCGAGAGACTGGACCTAG